In Oscillatoria acuminata PCC 6304, a single window of DNA contains:
- a CDS encoding TldD/PmbA family protein — MLEAPTQITHQDLATEAIALIRQAGCEYGEIRLCRYRDRSLTARDRSLSNLSDRVSAGFGVRVLHQGSWGFAASPRRSSAEVRRIVALAVEIAKGSHLTQQTPVKLVPVETYRDSYRTPIAIDPFTIPIEEQAALLLEINERLLGYGDRGIKKAASFLRFTQEQKIFASTEGSLIDQTIYRSYPGYNCTAIANGDAQSRSYERPPLNCGYEHIDRTDLLGEVDRVATEAIAKVHAPKGPSGIKTTLILKPTNLFLTIHESVGHPTELDRVYGYEANFAGTSFATTDGLGSLQYAAPWVNFKADRTQPGGRGTMGYDDEGVISQEWHVVKDGILVDYLTDRETAARLGRGSSNGCAYADSWYNVPMVRIPNLGLEPGPDGGSHTATLAEAIADTEEGILIDGIGSYSIDQQRRNFQFGGDAFWQVKKGKVVGMLKDVTYQAMTTDFWKSVDAIGPKSEQIQCGTNLCGKGEPMQIAQMTHACVPVRVRDIFIGGPS; from the coding sequence TGATTCGGCAAGCGGGGTGTGAGTATGGGGAGATCCGTCTGTGTCGTTATCGCGATCGCAGTCTAACTGCACGCGATCGCTCTTTAAGCAACTTGAGCGATCGGGTGAGTGCAGGATTTGGGGTGCGGGTGTTACATCAAGGGTCTTGGGGATTTGCGGCAAGTCCCCGCAGGAGTTCAGCCGAAGTTAGACGAATTGTGGCCCTTGCGGTAGAGATTGCCAAAGGCAGTCACCTCACGCAACAGACGCCGGTGAAGTTAGTCCCGGTAGAGACATATCGGGATAGTTATAGGACCCCGATTGCCATTGACCCGTTTACGATTCCTATTGAGGAGCAAGCGGCGTTATTGTTAGAGATTAATGAGCGGTTGTTAGGGTATGGCGATCGCGGGATTAAAAAAGCTGCGTCTTTCCTACGCTTTACCCAGGAACAGAAAATCTTTGCTTCAACGGAAGGGTCGCTGATTGACCAAACGATTTACCGCAGTTATCCAGGATATAATTGTACGGCTATTGCCAATGGAGATGCCCAGAGTCGCAGTTATGAACGGCCTCCTTTGAATTGTGGCTATGAACATATCGACCGGACAGACTTGCTGGGAGAAGTGGACCGAGTGGCAACGGAGGCGATCGCCAAAGTTCATGCCCCCAAGGGACCCTCGGGAATTAAAACCACCTTAATCCTGAAACCCACGAATCTCTTTCTCACCATTCATGAATCCGTCGGACATCCTACGGAACTCGATCGCGTGTATGGTTACGAAGCCAACTTTGCCGGGACCAGCTTCGCCACCACCGATGGCTTGGGAAGCCTGCAATATGCCGCCCCTTGGGTCAATTTTAAGGCTGATCGCACCCAACCGGGGGGACGGGGAACAATGGGATATGACGATGAAGGAGTTATATCACAAGAATGGCACGTTGTCAAGGATGGAATTTTAGTAGATTATCTCACCGATCGCGAGACGGCAGCGCGACTGGGACGGGGGAGTAGTAATGGATGTGCTTATGCCGATAGTTGGTATAACGTGCCGATGGTGCGGATTCCCAATCTCGGGTTAGAACCGGGACCGGATGGCGGGAGTCATACAGCCACTCTTGCCGAAGCGATCGCCGATACCGAGGAGGGGATTTTAATTGATGGGATTGGCAGCTATTCCATCGACCAACAACGGCGGAATTTTCAATTTGGTGGGGATGCCTTTTGGCAAGTCAAAAAAGGGAAAGTGGTGGGGATGTTGAAAGATGTCACCTATCAGGCGATGACCACGGATTTTTGGAAAAGTGTAGATGCGATCGGGCCAAAATCCGAGCAGATTCAGTGTGGCACCAATCTCTGCGGAAAAGGTGAACCGATGCAGATCGCGCAAATGACTCATGCCTGCGTTCCAGTCAGGGTGAGGGATATTTTCATTGGCGGCCCTTCTTAA
- a CDS encoding EAL domain-containing protein: MPQLKLSDSILNRQELASLDLLVCPIWIWDLDQKQVWWANAAALGLWQVQSIAELSEETRSNPFDENSSRIELEQLELKQLEQGATVVKQWTFQAGSEPVSIRCACSGIRIESGRMGVLVEGMTEVMKRHDWELWRSNEVLKQATVMISLYKTDGTMVMQNPVAQRCYGEENRGQNAWKGRFVRSSDAERALACLEAGNVFYHETQMQTLQGVRWHAVEIRNAKDPVTGDRAVLVNEKDITELKEAAVQLQQRDRLLEGVALATHALLTAPNLSEAISKALAELGNAAAVDRAYLVENYQSLTEEHLMRICWEWVSPGISSSQEKPEFQTLSYEENLPGWYETLCAGKAIGGRVKDLSNAEQSILEAQGIQSILVMPIAIEGQFWGFIGFNDCHEQRQWSETEESILKAAVGSIGGAIARHQAESKLATLNAQLEAIVEERTAKLKAANDRLRAEISEKAKIEEKLRHNAFHDALTELPNRTLFMQELRQEWERGKQNPNYLFAVLFLDLDRFKVINDSLGHGVGDRLLIEIAERLRKTLAVRPHSFRRNEHAIARLGGDEFAILLKDIRALRTARRVAERIHSCLTRPFAIEGQEVFTSVSIGIALSSRGYERPEDLLRDADIVMYRAKALGRSRHEVFDTAMHDRVVRLLKLENDLRRAISEGEKRLPTPRFYLSPTPDSEGHDSGEELEIQTPSLPFNAVKKPSAFTLHYQPIVCLKTGRIEGFEALLRWEHPELGLVPPGEFISIAEETGLIVPLGQWVLREACQQLRIWQERFPQALPLTVAVNLSGRQFSRVDLIAQVDRILAETGIDGSMLKLEITESAIVDNPELATEMLLQLKERKINLCMDDFGTGYSSLSYLHRFPLDTLKIDRSFVSRIGVEGENSEIVLTIVSLAHDLGMEVIAEGVETSAQLEKLQQLGCAMAQGYLFSPPVNSEQATQLLIQEGKLVTNW, encoded by the coding sequence ATGCCACAACTAAAACTCAGCGATTCCATACTCAATCGCCAAGAACTAGCGTCGTTGGATCTGTTGGTTTGCCCCATCTGGATTTGGGACTTGGACCAAAAGCAGGTGTGGTGGGCAAACGCTGCGGCCCTAGGTCTGTGGCAGGTACAAAGCATAGCGGAACTCTCAGAGGAAACTAGAAGTAACCCTTTTGATGAGAATTCAAGCAGGATAGAACTAGAACAATTAGAACTAAAACAACTAGAGCAGGGTGCAACTGTGGTGAAACAATGGACCTTTCAAGCGGGGAGTGAACCCGTATCCATTCGATGTGCTTGTTCGGGAATTCGGATTGAATCGGGAAGAATGGGAGTCTTAGTCGAAGGCATGACAGAGGTCATGAAACGCCATGACTGGGAACTCTGGCGGTCGAATGAGGTGCTCAAACAGGCCACGGTGATGATTTCGTTGTACAAAACCGATGGCACGATGGTGATGCAAAACCCAGTGGCGCAGCGGTGTTATGGGGAGGAAAATCGGGGGCAAAATGCCTGGAAAGGGCGATTTGTCCGCAGTAGCGATGCGGAACGAGCCTTAGCTTGTTTGGAAGCGGGGAATGTCTTCTATCACGAAACCCAGATGCAAACCTTGCAGGGGGTGCGCTGGCACGCGGTGGAGATTCGCAATGCGAAGGATCCGGTGACGGGCGATCGCGCGGTTCTGGTGAATGAAAAAGATATTACGGAACTCAAGGAAGCGGCAGTCCAACTCCAACAGCGCGATCGCCTGTTAGAAGGGGTCGCTTTAGCCACCCATGCGCTGTTAACAGCCCCAAATCTATCGGAGGCGATTTCTAAGGCATTGGCTGAGTTGGGAAATGCCGCAGCAGTTGATCGCGCCTACCTGGTGGAAAATTACCAAAGTCTGACCGAAGAACATCTGATGCGGATTTGCTGGGAATGGGTCAGTCCGGGAATTTCTTCGTCCCAGGAGAAACCGGAATTTCAAACGCTGTCTTATGAGGAAAATTTGCCCGGATGGTATGAGACTCTCTGTGCGGGAAAAGCGATCGGGGGAAGGGTGAAAGATTTAAGCAACGCGGAACAATCGATTTTAGAAGCACAAGGGATTCAATCGATTTTAGTCATGCCGATCGCCATTGAAGGGCAGTTTTGGGGGTTTATCGGATTTAATGATTGCCATGAGCAACGGCAATGGTCCGAAACTGAAGAATCGATTTTAAAGGCAGCAGTCGGAAGTATTGGAGGGGCGATCGCCCGCCACCAAGCGGAGTCCAAACTGGCGACTTTAAATGCTCAGTTAGAGGCGATCGTAGAGGAACGCACGGCCAAATTGAAAGCCGCTAATGATCGACTTAGGGCGGAAATTTCTGAAAAAGCTAAAATCGAAGAAAAATTGCGGCATAATGCTTTTCATGATGCCTTAACTGAACTGCCCAACCGGACGTTATTTATGCAAGAACTGCGTCAGGAGTGGGAACGGGGTAAACAAAATCCTAACTATTTATTTGCGGTTTTATTTTTGGATCTGGATCGCTTTAAAGTGATTAATGATAGTTTGGGTCACGGGGTTGGCGATCGCCTGTTGATTGAGATTGCTGAACGCCTTCGCAAGACCCTCGCGGTGCGTCCCCATAGTTTCCGACGCAATGAACACGCGATCGCTCGCTTAGGAGGGGATGAATTTGCCATCCTCCTCAAAGATATCCGCGCCTTACGGACGGCAAGGCGGGTGGCAGAACGAATTCACTCTTGCTTAACCCGTCCTTTTGCGATCGAAGGGCAAGAAGTATTTACCAGTGTGAGTATCGGGATTGCCCTCAGTTCCCGGGGTTACGAACGCCCCGAGGACCTGTTACGGGATGCGGATATCGTCATGTATCGCGCCAAAGCCCTCGGACGCTCTCGCCATGAGGTGTTTGATACCGCCATGCATGACCGCGTGGTGCGATTACTCAAACTCGAAAACGACCTGCGGCGCGCTATTTCCGAAGGAGAAAAGCGACTGCCAACTCCCCGGTTTTACCTCTCGCCCACCCCGGATTCAGAAGGCCATGACAGCGGAGAAGAACTGGAAATTCAGACCCCATCCCTGCCTTTTAATGCCGTCAAAAAACCCTCCGCCTTTACGTTACATTATCAGCCGATTGTTTGCCTGAAAACGGGACGAATTGAAGGATTTGAGGCCCTATTGCGATGGGAACATCCGGAGTTAGGGTTAGTGCCTCCGGGGGAATTTATTTCGATCGCCGAGGAAACCGGCTTAATTGTTCCCCTCGGGCAGTGGGTACTCCGTGAGGCGTGCCAACAGTTGCGAATTTGGCAAGAACGATTTCCCCAAGCGTTACCCTTAACCGTGGCGGTTAACTTATCAGGACGGCAATTTTCCCGGGTAGATTTGATCGCACAAGTGGATCGGATTCTGGCCGAAACGGGGATCGATGGCAGTATGTTAAAGCTGGAAATTACCGAAAGCGCGATCGTGGATAATCCCGAATTAGCCACCGAAATGCTGTTGCAGCTTAAAGAGCGGAAAATTAACCTCTGCATGGATGATTTTGGCACCGGGTATTCTTCCTTGAGCTACTTACATCGGTTTCCTCTGGATACCTTAAAAATTGACCGTTCCTTTGTGAGTCGGATTGGAGTTGAGGGAGAAAATTCCGAAATCGTGCTGACCATTGTGAGTTTAGCTCACGATCTGGGAATGGAAGTGATTGCTGAGGGAGTGGAAACATCGGCCCAGTTAGAGAAACTCCAGCAACTGGGATGTGCGATGGCTCAAGGGTATCTGTTTTCACCCCCGGTCAATAGTGAACAGGCGACACAATTGCTCATCCAAGAAGGGAAGTTAGTCACCAATTGGTGA
- a CDS encoding stage II sporulation protein M, whose protein sequence is MNIQRWIARREPNWRRLDALLRQVEKKGLQSLQALEIEELASLYRSVSADLARARTHKLGMTLVQELQQLTSRSYSQIYQGSRRQEWGAVVEFVRWGFPAIVQETWGYIAVATATFVVGAFVAWWYAWQDPVFMAIVVPPHIIEIVRDQGELWMGSIVGIEPLASSSITINNLKVSFGAVGGGITAGIYTLFILVYNGIHIGAIATLIAQYNLSYPFWAFVWPHGSLELPAIFFAGAAGLLIGRGLLFPGQYRRVEALKFYGYQAAKLVFGIVPMLIIAGIIEGFFSPNPAIPDSLKYVTGISLLALLISYCTRRKPIEPSL, encoded by the coding sequence ATGAATATTCAACGATGGATTGCTCGACGGGAACCGAATTGGCGGCGACTGGATGCTTTATTGCGACAGGTTGAAAAAAAGGGATTACAATCCCTACAAGCCTTAGAAATTGAAGAACTTGCGAGTTTATATCGGTCCGTGTCGGCAGATTTAGCACGAGCGAGAACCCACAAGTTGGGGATGACATTAGTCCAGGAGTTACAGCAGTTGACCTCGCGGAGTTATAGCCAAATTTATCAAGGGTCTCGCCGACAGGAATGGGGGGCAGTGGTAGAGTTTGTCCGATGGGGTTTTCCGGCGATTGTCCAAGAAACCTGGGGATATATTGCCGTGGCGACGGCAACCTTTGTAGTGGGGGCTTTTGTGGCTTGGTGGTATGCGTGGCAAGACCCGGTTTTTATGGCGATCGTTGTACCGCCTCATATTATTGAAATCGTGCGGGATCAAGGGGAATTATGGATGGGTTCTATTGTAGGAATTGAACCTTTAGCCTCTAGTAGCATCACCATTAATAACCTGAAAGTTTCCTTTGGTGCAGTGGGTGGAGGGATTACGGCTGGAATTTATACCCTGTTTATTTTAGTTTATAATGGCATTCATATAGGGGCGATCGCCACTCTGATTGCTCAATATAATTTATCCTATCCATTTTGGGCCTTTGTTTGGCCTCATGGTTCCCTAGAATTACCCGCTATTTTCTTCGCGGGGGCTGCTGGTTTGCTGATTGGGCGTGGGCTATTATTTCCCGGTCAATATCGCCGCGTCGAAGCCCTGAAATTTTACGGATACCAAGCCGCAAAGCTGGTATTTGGCATTGTACCGATGTTAATTATTGCCGGCATTATTGAGGGATTTTTCTCCCCCAATCCTGCCATTCCGGACTCCCTCAAATATGTAACGGGTATCAGCTTATTAGCCCTCCTCATCAGCTATTGCACTCGCAGAAAACCAATAGAACCATCGCTTTAA
- a CDS encoding DUF58 domain-containing protein, with protein MIPSRLLYLLLGLGIIIAILTAMLFNPRVSILITLVFDCIILLLGLIDSQRGRNYRVKVTRHPLGKLSIGRDNPVVLTVESRNKSAVIRVGDRYPMAFEVSARQLQTTVAANTTQELTYTVKPSKRGEYEWGDIQVRQLGPWGLAWLNWTIPAGVKVPVYPDLVGLRSLTIRLALQSTGTMRQRMRRLGNGTEFAELREYGMGDDTRLIDWKATARRHRPLVRVLEPEREQTLLILLDRGRLMTAQVQGMQRFDWGLNATLSLVLAGLNRGDRVGVAVFDREIHTWIPPAQGQHQMPHLIERLTPLQPVLLEPDYMGAVTGVVSQQTRRALVVMITDIVDATASAELLGALQRLTPRYLPFCVTLRDPEVDKIAHTSTAEIDTTYSRAVALNLLSQRQLVFANLKQKGVLVLDAPANLISDQLVDRYLQLKARNLL; from the coding sequence ATGATTCCATCCAGACTGCTCTACTTACTGTTAGGACTCGGAATAATCATCGCAATTTTGACGGCGATGCTCTTTAATCCCAGGGTCAGTATTTTAATCACATTGGTCTTTGATTGTATTATTTTATTGTTAGGATTGATTGATAGTCAGCGCGGGCGAAACTATCGGGTTAAGGTGACACGCCATCCTCTGGGGAAATTGTCCATTGGGCGGGATAATCCGGTGGTGCTTACGGTTGAGTCGAGGAACAAATCAGCGGTGATTCGGGTAGGCGATCGCTATCCGATGGCATTTGAAGTGTCGGCGCGGCAGTTGCAAACCACCGTAGCAGCAAATACTACCCAAGAACTCACTTATACGGTCAAACCCAGCAAGCGGGGGGAGTACGAGTGGGGAGATATTCAAGTGCGGCAGTTGGGTCCCTGGGGATTGGCATGGTTGAATTGGACCATTCCGGCAGGGGTGAAAGTGCCTGTTTATCCGGATTTGGTGGGATTGCGATCGCTGACCATTCGTCTAGCGTTGCAGTCTACCGGGACCATGCGACAACGGATGCGTCGTTTGGGAAATGGCACAGAATTTGCCGAATTACGGGAATATGGTATGGGAGATGATACACGCCTGATTGATTGGAAAGCAACGGCGCGGCGTCATCGTCCTCTAGTGCGCGTGTTAGAACCGGAACGGGAACAAACCCTCCTAATTTTACTCGATCGCGGACGGTTAATGACAGCCCAGGTCCAGGGGATGCAGCGGTTTGATTGGGGGTTGAATGCCACCTTATCTTTAGTGTTAGCGGGGTTAAATCGAGGCGATCGCGTCGGGGTGGCGGTATTTGACCGCGAGATTCACACTTGGATTCCCCCGGCACAAGGTCAACATCAAATGCCTCACTTAATCGAACGTCTCACGCCCCTTCAACCCGTGTTACTTGAACCCGACTATATGGGGGCCGTCACCGGAGTGGTGTCCCAACAGACTCGCAGGGCGCTGGTTGTGATGATTACGGATATCGTCGATGCCACCGCTTCTGCCGAACTTCTTGGGGCCTTGCAACGCCTCACCCCGCGTTACTTGCCATTTTGTGTCACACTCCGGGATCCTGAAGTCGATAAAATTGCCCATACTTCCACCGCAGAGATTGACACAACCTATTCCCGTGCAGTAGCATTAAATTTATTATCTCAGCGCCAATTAGTTTTTGCCAATTTAAAGCAAAAAGGTGTTTTAGTTTTAGATGCCCCCGCCAATTTAATTAGCGATCAATTGGTAGATCGCTACCTGCAACTCAAGGCTCGAAACCTATTATAA
- a CDS encoding RDD family protein, with the protein MFLLNRINIQTPESVNLEFTLAGIGNRAYALIFDYLILGLIQLALVLLWGFLSWFLADILLNTVATSSRAQQWLSAIWFLLLFAVYVGYFVWFEVFWQGQTPGKRRVQIRVIRDDGRPCGLQQSTLRALLRPVDDLLFIGAFLIALSSREKRVGDWVAGTLVIQEDRAIAEANFTLSESAKLLKNQLLERANLSALLPDDFAIIREYLQRRTQITIEARSQIGRQLATQVKRAIILEPLHKKVSAEEFLEAVYLAYQEQRSRP; encoded by the coding sequence ATGTTTTTATTAAATCGAATCAATATCCAAACCCCGGAAAGTGTGAATTTAGAATTTACCTTGGCGGGAATTGGTAATCGGGCTTATGCGCTGATATTTGATTATTTGATTTTGGGATTAATCCAACTGGCTTTAGTCCTTCTTTGGGGGTTCTTGTCTTGGTTTTTAGCTGATATTCTGCTCAATACCGTAGCCACCAGTTCTCGGGCGCAACAGTGGTTAAGCGCGATTTGGTTTTTACTCTTATTTGCGGTCTATGTGGGCTATTTTGTCTGGTTTGAAGTATTTTGGCAGGGTCAAACTCCGGGGAAGCGTCGGGTCCAGATTCGGGTGATTCGGGATGATGGACGGCCTTGTGGTCTTCAGCAATCGACCCTGCGGGCGTTGTTACGTCCCGTGGATGATCTGCTCTTTATTGGCGCGTTTTTGATTGCTTTAAGCTCTCGGGAAAAGCGCGTAGGGGATTGGGTTGCCGGAACGTTGGTCATCCAAGAAGACCGGGCGATCGCTGAGGCTAATTTTACCCTTTCTGAATCTGCCAAATTGTTGAAAAATCAGTTATTAGAACGGGCTAATCTGTCAGCCTTACTGCCCGATGATTTTGCAATTATTCGGGAATATTTGCAACGGCGCACTCAGATCACCATTGAGGCGCGATCGCAAATTGGGCGTCAATTAGCGACCCAGGTTAAACGGGCAATCATCCTGGAACCTCTGCATAAAAAAGTATCGGCAGAAGAGTTCTTAGAGGCCGTTTATTTGGCTTATCAAGAACAGCGATCGCGCCCTTGA